Proteins encoded by one window of Thermobaculum terrenum ATCC BAA-798:
- the rpsJ gene encoding 30S ribosomal protein S10 — MSKQKIRIRLKAYDHKLLDQSAQQIVETAQRTGAQVAGPVPLPTEIKRFTVIRSPFIDKDSQEQFEIRTHKRLIDVLEPRRQTISELMSLNLPAGVDIEIKL; from the coding sequence GTGTCCAAGCAGAAGATACGCATCCGTCTAAAGGCATATGATCATAAACTTTTGGATCAGTCGGCTCAACAGATAGTTGAGACGGCTCAGAGGACAGGCGCGCAAGTAGCCGGGCCTGTGCCCTTGCCGACTGAGATAAAGAGGTTCACCGTGATCAGAAGTCCTTTCATAGATAAGGACTCTCAGGAGCAGTTTGAGATTCGCACTCACAAGAGATTGATCGATGTGCTAGAGCCTAGAAGGCAAACTATATCTGAATTAATGAGCTTGAATCTACCCGCAGGGGTAGATATAGAGATCAAACTGTAA
- the rpoC gene encoding DNA-directed RNA polymerase subunit beta' translates to MVQVNEFGAIRISLASPEQIRAWSYGEVTKPETINYRTQKPERDGLFDERIFGPTKDWECYCGKYKRIRYRGVICEKCGVEVTRSRVRRERMGHIELASPVSHIWFFKGTPSRMGLLLDMSPRNLERVLYFASYIVTWVDNEALEKIKASLEEELASRSAEIESVLSSNIENLDQSTRDEVARIEEAGRISMDQILAEKKAKVAAIDEEANALEEQLSSMIGEAASEQIWFGKGQPWQHVLVEEGEAINESRIEELHDIVESVIARIEREYDDKLERARALMEAEREQLLFAGSSDRQKVAEQAHKEKEALRRQLEEKKRLLDMLRPMTLLTDTEYRQLQAEFGDIFRAGMGAEAILEILKNIDLDKLAEELRLEMQSSSGQRRKKATKRLRVVEAFRRSGNKPEWMIFTALPVLPPDLRPMVQLDGGRFATSDLNDLYRRVINRNNRLKRLQELGAPEIIIRNEKRMLQEAVDALIDNGRRGRPVAGSSKHKLKSLSDMLKGKQGRFRQNLLGKRVDYSGRSVIVVGPDLQLHQCGLPKRMALELFKPFVMRRLVQKGYAVNIKSAKRIVERMRPEVWDVLEEVTSEHLVLLNRAPTLHRLGIQAFEPVLIEGSAIQLHPLVCAAFNADFDGDQMAVHLPLSQAAQQEAKERMLSKVNLLSPSNGDPIVTPTHDIVLGVYYMTKARPGAKGEGKMFANPEEAQLAYELGYIDLQAPIKVRLGNNGDAQTVETTVGRLIFLDALPAEMRRDPKLLSEVTDRKGLRNIVAEVYRRYGRERTAQVVDVIKRIGFHYATKGGMTISVDDLQIPSIKKDLIAQANERVRMVDEDYARGLLTAEERERETIKIWTETREELTKAVQETLDDYGAIKMMAISGARGNMQQISQMAGMRGLMADPLGRIIPLPIVSNFREGLSVLEYFISTHGARKGLADTALRTADSGYLTRRLVDVAQDVIVTEDDCGTENGIVLKNEEDESGLIPTFSERLLGRVAAKPVVDPETGEVIVERNQEITEELRDKILELGIQEVVVRSPLECETSFGVCRMCYGRDLATGSLIELGEAVGIIAAQSIGEPGTQLTMRTFHTGGVATESGDITSGLPRVEELFEARTPKGQALISEQDGTVEITENEDGTRKLKIVYEYPFIDKYKFPEGAELLIESGQSVVQGMALARWKEGDSWADITARRAGQAVINDGRIEVSGITREEKEYVVPAAARLRVENGQHVNAGDQLTEGNSNPHDILRINGREEAQRYLVDEVQRVYRSQGVNTNDKHIEIIVRQMLRKVTIDDPGDTELLPGELIDKFTLMEVNSRVIAEGGIPATAYYELLGVTKASLRTSSFLSAASFQETTRVLTEAAINGSVDYLRGLKENVIIGKLIPAGSGWKKRTAEETELATDDLALIGLMQTE, encoded by the coding sequence ATGGTACAGGTTAATGAATTCGGTGCTATCAGAATAAGCCTTGCTTCACCTGAGCAAATCAGGGCTTGGAGCTATGGCGAGGTCACTAAGCCAGAAACTATAAACTATAGAACCCAGAAGCCTGAAAGAGACGGACTATTTGATGAACGTATCTTCGGACCAACTAAGGATTGGGAATGCTACTGCGGTAAGTATAAGCGTATACGCTACAGAGGCGTCATATGTGAGAAGTGCGGCGTAGAGGTCACTCGCTCCAGGGTGCGCCGTGAAAGGATGGGCCATATTGAGCTGGCGTCCCCAGTCAGCCATATATGGTTCTTCAAGGGCACTCCCAGCAGGATGGGTCTATTGCTAGATATGTCTCCTCGTAACCTGGAGCGCGTGTTGTACTTCGCCTCCTACATAGTTACCTGGGTAGATAATGAAGCTTTGGAGAAGATAAAGGCTTCCCTGGAAGAGGAGCTAGCTAGCAGGTCTGCTGAGATCGAGAGTGTGCTCTCTTCGAATATAGAAAATCTAGACCAGAGCACAAGAGATGAGGTTGCCCGAATAGAAGAGGCGGGCAGGATATCCATGGATCAGATACTGGCTGAGAAGAAAGCCAAAGTTGCTGCGATAGATGAGGAGGCTAATGCTCTTGAAGAGCAGCTCTCTTCCATGATTGGTGAGGCTGCGTCTGAGCAGATATGGTTCGGCAAGGGGCAGCCATGGCAGCATGTGTTGGTGGAAGAAGGGGAAGCCATCAACGAGTCCAGGATAGAGGAGCTGCACGACATCGTAGAGAGCGTGATAGCACGCATAGAGAGAGAGTATGACGATAAGCTTGAGCGCGCCCGTGCCCTAATGGAGGCCGAGAGGGAGCAGTTGCTCTTTGCGGGCTCCTCTGATCGCCAGAAGGTTGCTGAGCAGGCTCATAAGGAGAAAGAGGCTCTGCGCAGGCAGCTCGAGGAGAAGAAGAGGCTTCTTGATATGCTGCGCCCCATGACGCTGCTAACTGATACGGAGTACAGGCAGCTGCAGGCTGAGTTCGGTGATATTTTCCGTGCCGGCATGGGGGCAGAAGCCATCCTTGAGATACTAAAGAATATTGATCTTGATAAGCTTGCGGAAGAGCTCAGGCTTGAGATGCAGAGTTCCTCTGGACAAAGAAGGAAGAAGGCTACAAAGAGACTAAGAGTTGTAGAGGCCTTCAGGAGAAGTGGGAATAAACCTGAGTGGATGATATTCACGGCTCTTCCTGTTCTGCCTCCTGACCTGCGTCCAATGGTGCAGCTAGACGGAGGTCGGTTCGCTACTAGCGACCTGAACGATCTATATAGAAGGGTCATCAACCGCAATAATAGATTGAAGAGGTTGCAGGAGCTTGGCGCCCCTGAGATCATAATCCGTAATGAGAAGCGTATGCTGCAGGAGGCGGTTGATGCGCTGATTGATAACGGGCGTAGGGGCAGACCAGTAGCCGGCTCGAGCAAGCATAAGCTCAAGAGCCTGTCTGACATGCTCAAAGGCAAGCAGGGAAGGTTCCGCCAGAACCTGCTTGGAAAGAGGGTTGACTACTCTGGTAGATCAGTAATCGTGGTAGGTCCCGATCTTCAGCTTCATCAGTGCGGACTACCCAAGAGGATGGCGCTGGAACTGTTCAAGCCCTTCGTCATGCGCAGATTGGTTCAGAAGGGCTACGCAGTAAACATAAAGAGCGCCAAGAGAATAGTTGAGCGCATGCGCCCGGAGGTTTGGGACGTCCTCGAAGAGGTTACGAGCGAGCATCTAGTGCTCCTGAACCGCGCACCAACCCTGCATAGGCTAGGTATACAAGCCTTTGAGCCCGTGCTCATCGAAGGTTCAGCCATACAGCTTCATCCTTTGGTATGTGCAGCATTCAACGCTGACTTCGATGGTGACCAGATGGCGGTGCACCTACCGCTATCTCAGGCGGCTCAGCAGGAGGCTAAGGAGAGAATGCTCTCTAAGGTAAACCTGTTGTCGCCCTCAAACGGTGATCCGATCGTCACACCTACACACGATATAGTGTTGGGTGTCTACTATATGACCAAAGCTCGTCCTGGAGCCAAGGGAGAGGGCAAGATGTTTGCCAACCCCGAGGAGGCACAGCTTGCTTATGAGCTCGGCTACATTGACCTCCAGGCTCCCATCAAGGTGCGTCTGGGCAACAATGGAGACGCTCAGACGGTAGAGACTACTGTAGGTAGGCTTATATTCCTGGATGCTCTACCTGCTGAGATGCGGCGTGATCCTAAGCTCCTATCTGAGGTCACCGATAGGAAGGGGCTGCGTAACATTGTGGCAGAGGTTTACAGGAGGTATGGTAGAGAGCGCACAGCTCAGGTAGTAGACGTAATCAAGAGGATAGGTTTCCATTATGCCACTAAGGGTGGTATGACCATATCTGTAGATGACCTCCAGATACCTAGTATCAAGAAGGATCTGATAGCTCAGGCTAATGAAAGAGTCCGCATGGTAGATGAGGACTACGCACGCGGTCTACTCACTGCTGAGGAGCGCGAGCGAGAGACGATCAAGATATGGACAGAAACCAGGGAAGAACTTACCAAGGCCGTACAGGAGACGCTGGACGATTATGGCGCCATCAAGATGATGGCTATATCTGGTGCTCGAGGTAACATGCAACAGATCAGCCAGATGGCGGGCATGAGAGGACTGATGGCGGATCCTCTTGGCAGAATAATACCTCTGCCCATTGTCTCGAACTTCCGAGAGGGTCTATCAGTTCTGGAGTACTTCATATCTACTCACGGTGCACGTAAAGGGTTGGCAGATACGGCTCTACGAACTGCAGACTCTGGTTACCTAACGAGGCGTCTGGTAGATGTTGCCCAGGATGTGATAGTTACCGAAGATGACTGCGGTACGGAGAACGGTATAGTACTCAAGAATGAAGAGGATGAGAGCGGTCTAATACCTACCTTCTCTGAGAGACTGCTTGGTCGAGTAGCCGCCAAGCCCGTGGTCGATCCGGAGACTGGTGAGGTTATAGTTGAGCGTAATCAGGAGATCACAGAGGAGCTTAGAGACAAGATTCTAGAGCTTGGCATTCAGGAGGTAGTAGTCAGATCGCCACTTGAGTGCGAGACCTCGTTCGGTGTCTGTAGGATGTGCTATGGGCGCGACTTGGCCACAGGATCTCTGATAGAACTAGGCGAAGCAGTGGGTATTATTGCTGCTCAGTCGATCGGTGAGCCTGGTACGCAGCTAACGATGCGTACGTTCCATACAGGTGGTGTGGCTACAGAGTCCGGAGACATAACAAGTGGTCTCCCAAGGGTTGAAGAGCTATTTGAGGCCAGGACACCTAAGGGTCAGGCTCTCATATCCGAGCAGGACGGTACGGTTGAAATCACTGAGAACGAGGACGGTACTCGCAAACTGAAGATCGTCTACGAGTATCCGTTCATCGATAAGTATAAGTTCCCAGAGGGCGCTGAGTTGCTAATCGAGAGTGGCCAATCAGTTGTGCAGGGTATGGCATTGGCCAGGTGGAAGGAAGGCGATTCCTGGGCTGATATAACAGCTCGAAGGGCTGGTCAAGCTGTGATCAATGATGGTCGTATAGAAGTCTCTGGTATAACTCGAGAGGAGAAAGAGTATGTAGTACCAGCAGCTGCCAGGCTCAGAGTTGAGAATGGACAGCACGTCAACGCTGGGGATCAGCTGACGGAGGGTAACTCTAATCCTCACGATATACTTAGGATCAATGGTAGGGAAGAGGCTCAGCGATATCTCGTAGACGAGGTTCAGAGGGTCTACAGAAGCCAAGGCGTGAACACGAACGACAAGCACATAGAGATAATCGTGCGTCAGATGCTACGCAAGGTAACTATAGATGACCCTGGCGACACTGAGCTGCTCCCCGGTGAGCTTATAGATAAGTTCACCTTGATGGAGGTAAACTCCAGGGTTATAGCGGAGGGAGGTATCCCAGCTACTGCATACTATGAGTTGCTTGGAGTTACCAAGGCTTCTCTGAGGACTAGCAGCTTCCTGTCTGCAGCTTCATTCCAGGAGACAACTAGGGTCCTTACCGAAGCTGCAATAAACGGGAGCGTAGATTACCTCAGAGGGCTCAAGGAAAACGTGATCATAGGTAAGCTCATACCAGCTGGCTCTGGCTGGAAGAAGAGGACAGCCGAGGAGACTGAGCTTGCAACTGATGACCTGGCACTCATAGGACTGATGCAGACTGAGTAA
- the rpsG gene encoding 30S ribosomal protein S7, which produces MPRRPNSFKKPEVLPDPRYNSVMVAKFINKVMRNGKKGVAERIVYGAFDLVGQRTNRDPMEVFEQAIRNATPVLEVKPRRVGGSTYQVPVEIRGDRRLSLAMRWLIQSARARAGKTMIEKLAAEIIDASNNVGATVKKREDTHRMAEANKAFAHYRW; this is translated from the coding sequence ATGCCACGTCGACCCAATTCGTTCAAGAAGCCGGAGGTCTTGCCTGATCCGCGCTACAACAGTGTGATGGTTGCCAAGTTCATAAACAAGGTAATGCGGAATGGCAAGAAGGGAGTTGCCGAGAGGATTGTATATGGGGCTTTCGACCTTGTCGGTCAACGCACAAACAGAGATCCAATGGAGGTTTTTGAGCAGGCAATCAGGAATGCAACTCCCGTGCTAGAAGTCAAGCCTCGCCGTGTTGGGGGATCGACGTATCAGGTGCCTGTGGAGATAAGAGGTGATCGCAGGCTTTCCCTAGCCATGAGATGGCTTATTCAGTCAGCTCGTGCTAGGGCTGGTAAAACCATGATCGAAAAGCTTGCAGCTGAGATAATAGATGCCTCGAATAATGTGGGTGCAACTGTCAAGAAGCGCGAGGACACCCACAGGATGGCCGAGGCTAACAAGGCATTTGCACACTATCGTTGGTAA
- the rpsL gene encoding 30S ribosomal protein S12 codes for MPTINQLVRKGRQKPTKKTKAPALRYTNNALGRYAGRLRPQPKGAPQKRGVAVQVRTVTPKKPNSALRKVARVRLSNGMEVTAYIPGEGHNLQEHSVVLIRGGRVPDLPGVRYHIVRGALDTAGVKDRKKGRSKYGTKKPK; via the coding sequence ATGCCTACAATAAATCAGCTAGTTCGTAAGGGACGACAGAAACCAACTAAGAAGACTAAGGCTCCGGCACTTAGGTACACAAACAACGCTCTTGGTAGGTACGCTGGTAGACTTAGACCACAGCCTAAGGGAGCCCCTCAGAAGAGAGGGGTGGCTGTGCAGGTGAGAACTGTTACCCCGAAGAAGCCGAACTCGGCCCTCCGAAAGGTGGCGCGAGTCCGGCTGAGTAACGGTATGGAAGTCACCGCTTACATACCGGGAGAGGGTCACAACCTGCAGGAGCACTCTGTGGTACTCATTCGTGGCGGAAGAGTGCCTGATCTGCCAGGAGTCAGATATCACATTGTGCGTGGTGCCTTGGATACTGCTGGAGTCAAGGATAGAAAGAAGGGTCGTTCCAAGTACGGAACTAAGAAGCCTAAGTAA
- the rplW gene encoding 50S ribosomal protein L23: protein MNAYDVIKRPVITEKNTFLMDQGQYTFEVDPKSTKHDVKAAVEEIFKVNVLAVNTINVPSKVKLKRRRGGRPIVGRTSSWKKAIVKLAPGQRIEIFEGV from the coding sequence ATGAATGCCTACGATGTTATCAAGCGACCAGTAATTACAGAGAAGAACACCTTCTTGATGGATCAGGGGCAGTACACTTTTGAAGTTGACCCTAAGTCTACAAAACATGATGTAAAGGCAGCCGTGGAGGAGATATTCAAGGTCAACGTGCTGGCTGTCAACACGATCAACGTACCATCTAAGGTCAAGCTTAAGAGGAGAAGAGGCGGTAGGCCAATCGTAGGGAGAACCTCTTCTTGGAAAAAGGCTATCGTCAAGCTTGCTCCTGGTCAGAGAATCGAGATTTTTGAAGGGGTCTAG
- the rplC gene encoding 50S ribosomal protein L3 produces the protein MVEGLIGKKIGMTHIFDENGRFVPVTVIQAGPNFVTFIKTKERDGYEAVQLGFEEVKKLKKPERGHLKNLPPLRHLREFKADNISELQVGQKVDASIFQAGEKVDVTGTSKGKGFTGVVKRHGFGGGPKTHGQSDRHRAPGSIGATTTPGKVLKGQRMAGRAGGERVTVKRLTVVAVDTDRNLLLVKGAVPGANGGLLQIRKAK, from the coding sequence ATGGTTGAAGGTTTGATAGGTAAAAAAATTGGAATGACTCATATTTTTGATGAAAACGGCCGTTTTGTGCCCGTTACTGTGATACAGGCAGGGCCGAATTTCGTGACCTTCATTAAAACTAAAGAGCGCGATGGTTACGAGGCTGTACAGCTGGGTTTCGAAGAAGTCAAGAAACTCAAAAAGCCGGAAAGAGGACATCTAAAGAATTTGCCACCGCTCAGGCATCTCAGAGAGTTCAAAGCAGATAACATCTCTGAGTTGCAGGTTGGGCAGAAGGTGGATGCTTCTATATTCCAGGCTGGAGAAAAAGTTGATGTAACGGGCACCTCGAAGGGTAAAGGTTTTACTGGTGTGGTTAAGCGCCATGGCTTCGGGGGAGGACCAAAGACTCACGGTCAATCAGATAGACACCGAGCTCCAGGATCGATAGGTGCTACTACCACCCCCGGTAAGGTGCTCAAAGGGCAGAGAATGGCTGGTCGAGCTGGAGGCGAGCGTGTTACAGTGAAGAGGCTCACCGTGGTAGCTGTAGATACGGATCGCAACCTGCTATTGGTCAAGGGTGCCGTCCCCGGAGCCAATGGTGGTCTTCTGCAGATTCGCAAGGCGAAATAA
- the fusA gene encoding elongation factor G, translating into MAATVEKERLTALERTRNIGIIAHIDAGKTTTTERILFYTGRVHKMGEVHEGAATMDWMEQERERGITITAAATTCFWRDHRINIIDTPGHVDFTVEVERSLRVLDGGVVVFDAVAGVEPQSETVWRQADRYGVPRIAFVNKMDRMGANFERTVQMMRDRLGSNPVPIQLPIGSESDFQGVVDLIDYDAIIYTDDLGTRLEETAIPSHLEAEAAAAREQMIEAIAEADEEFMMLYLEGEDITPDQIRAALRRATIARTLVPVLCGAALKNKGVQPMLDAIVNYLPSPIDIPPVRGIDPRTGEEVERTVDENEPFSALVFKIVADPFIGKLSYFRVYSGSLKAGSYVMNTTKNQRERIGRLVRMHANHREEVSEVFAGDIAAAVGLKNTFTGDTLADESAPVVLESIKFPEPVISVAIEPKTKADQDKMANALARLAEEDPTFRVQTDPESGQTIISGMGELHLEVIVDRMTREFKVNANIGRPQVAYRETITRPAEAEGRFVRQTGGKGQYGHVWIRLEPLEDKTGFEFVNQITGGVIPREYIPAVEAGIREAMDNGVVAGYPVLGVRAILYDGSYHEVDSSEMAFQIAGSMAFRAAAQKAGPILLEPIMLVEVVTPEEFMGAVTGDLSSRRGHIEGMELRGNAQAIRAKVPLAEMFGYATDLRSMTQGRASYTMQFDHYEPVPQSISAEIQARNKR; encoded by the coding sequence TTGGCAGCGACTGTAGAAAAAGAAAGACTTACAGCACTAGAAAGAACAAGAAATATCGGTATCATCGCCCATATTGATGCCGGGAAGACCACTACTACTGAAAGAATCCTGTTCTACACAGGGCGAGTGCATAAGATGGGTGAGGTCCACGAAGGGGCCGCCACGATGGACTGGATGGAACAGGAGAGGGAGCGTGGTATTACCATTACTGCAGCTGCCACAACCTGCTTCTGGAGGGATCATAGGATCAATATCATCGATACGCCGGGCCACGTGGACTTCACCGTTGAGGTTGAGCGCTCGCTAAGGGTTTTGGATGGTGGTGTAGTGGTATTCGATGCCGTTGCTGGTGTTGAGCCGCAAAGCGAAACCGTTTGGCGTCAAGCCGACCGCTATGGTGTACCACGTATAGCTTTCGTGAACAAGATGGACAGAATGGGCGCCAACTTTGAGCGTACTGTCCAGATGATGCGCGACAGGCTGGGGTCCAACCCAGTTCCTATTCAGCTACCGATTGGGTCCGAAAGCGACTTCCAGGGCGTAGTCGACCTTATAGATTATGACGCGATCATCTATACAGATGATCTAGGTACTCGTCTAGAAGAGACCGCTATACCCTCGCATCTTGAAGCAGAAGCTGCTGCAGCCAGAGAACAAATGATAGAGGCTATAGCTGAAGCAGATGAAGAGTTCATGATGCTCTACCTGGAGGGTGAAGATATAACTCCCGATCAGATAAGGGCAGCCCTCAGGAGAGCTACAATAGCTCGTACTCTAGTGCCTGTTCTCTGCGGTGCAGCACTCAAGAACAAAGGCGTCCAGCCAATGCTGGATGCTATAGTGAACTATCTGCCATCTCCTATAGATATACCTCCTGTACGAGGGATAGATCCACGTACTGGAGAAGAGGTGGAGAGAACGGTCGATGAGAACGAACCTTTCTCGGCATTAGTGTTCAAGATTGTAGCGGATCCTTTCATAGGTAAGCTTTCTTACTTCAGAGTATACTCCGGAAGCCTTAAGGCTGGTTCCTATGTGATGAATACCACTAAGAACCAGCGAGAAAGAATAGGACGGCTCGTGCGGATGCATGCCAATCACCGAGAGGAAGTATCCGAAGTATTCGCAGGCGATATAGCCGCGGCTGTGGGTTTGAAGAATACTTTCACAGGAGATACCCTGGCTGACGAATCCGCGCCTGTGGTGCTGGAATCCATTAAATTCCCAGAGCCGGTGATATCCGTTGCTATAGAGCCTAAGACCAAGGCTGACCAGGACAAAATGGCCAATGCCTTGGCACGTTTGGCTGAGGAAGATCCAACTTTCCGCGTACAGACTGACCCTGAAAGTGGACAAACTATCATCAGCGGTATGGGTGAGCTTCACCTGGAAGTCATCGTAGACAGAATGACGCGTGAGTTCAAGGTGAACGCGAATATAGGTAGGCCACAGGTGGCATATCGCGAGACCATCACCCGCCCTGCCGAAGCGGAAGGTAGATTTGTAAGGCAGACAGGTGGCAAGGGTCAGTATGGCCACGTATGGATTAGGCTCGAACCACTAGAGGACAAGACTGGGTTCGAGTTCGTCAATCAGATCACGGGCGGTGTTATACCTCGTGAATACATCCCTGCTGTGGAGGCAGGTATAAGAGAGGCCATGGATAATGGAGTGGTAGCTGGTTATCCAGTCCTAGGAGTAAGGGCTATCTTGTACGATGGTTCTTACCACGAAGTGGACTCCAGCGAGATGGCTTTCCAGATAGCCGGTTCCATGGCTTTCAGGGCAGCTGCGCAGAAGGCAGGACCCATACTGCTGGAGCCAATAATGTTGGTGGAGGTTGTTACTCCTGAGGAGTTCATGGGAGCCGTAACTGGTGATCTCAGCTCAAGGCGGGGCCATATCGAAGGCATGGAACTAAGGGGTAATGCCCAGGCTATTAGAGCCAAAGTGCCGTTGGCTGAGATGTTTGGTTATGCTACCGATCTGCGTTCTATGACACAGGGTCGAGCATCTTACACTATGCAGTTTGATCATTACGAACCGGTTCCGCAATCTATTAGCGCTGAGATACAGGCTAGGAATAAGCGCTAA
- the tuf gene encoding elongation factor Tu — protein MAKQRFERTKPHVNVGTIGHVDHGKTTLTAAITKVLALKGEAQYRPFETIDKAPEERARGITISIAHVEYETDKRHYAHVDCPGHADYIKNMITGAAQMDGAILVVSAPDGPMPQTREHILLARQVEVPAIVVFLNKVDMMDDPELLELVEMEVRELLTRYGFPGDEVPIIRGSALRALESSSTDINAPEYQPILELMDAVDEYIPTPQRAVDKPFLMPIEDVFAIKGRGTVVTGRVERGRIKVGDTVEIVGLRAERRSTVVTGVEMFQKTLDEGVAGDNIGCLLRGIERTEVERGMVLAAPGSINPHTRFRAEVYVLSKEEGGRHTPFFSGYRPQFYIRTTDVTGEVKLPEGVEMVVPGDNVNLEVELIAPVAIEEGLRFAIREGGRTVGAGVVTQILE, from the coding sequence TTGGCGAAGCAGAGGTTTGAGAGGACGAAGCCGCATGTGAACGTAGGGACGATAGGGCATGTGGATCATGGGAAGACGACGTTGACGGCAGCGATCACGAAGGTGCTGGCATTGAAGGGGGAGGCGCAGTACCGGCCGTTTGAGACGATAGACAAGGCGCCTGAGGAGAGGGCGAGGGGGATAACGATTTCGATAGCGCATGTGGAGTATGAGACGGACAAGAGGCATTATGCGCATGTGGACTGTCCTGGGCATGCGGACTACATCAAGAACATGATCACGGGTGCGGCGCAGATGGATGGAGCGATTTTGGTGGTGAGTGCGCCGGATGGGCCGATGCCGCAGACGAGGGAGCACATATTGTTGGCGAGGCAGGTGGAGGTACCTGCGATAGTGGTGTTTTTGAACAAGGTGGACATGATGGATGATCCGGAGCTGTTGGAGCTGGTGGAGATGGAGGTGAGGGAGCTATTGACGCGGTATGGATTTCCTGGGGATGAGGTGCCGATCATACGTGGGAGTGCGCTCAGGGCGTTGGAGAGCAGCAGCACGGACATCAATGCTCCGGAGTATCAGCCGATATTGGAGTTGATGGATGCGGTAGATGAGTACATACCGACGCCGCAGAGGGCTGTGGACAAGCCGTTTTTGATGCCGATAGAGGACGTATTTGCGATCAAGGGTAGGGGGACGGTAGTAACTGGTAGAGTAGAGAGGGGTAGGATCAAGGTAGGTGACACGGTAGAGATAGTAGGGTTGAGGGCAGAGAGGCGGAGCACGGTAGTGACGGGTGTGGAGATGTTCCAGAAGACGTTGGATGAGGGGGTAGCAGGAGATAACATAGGGTGTTTGTTGAGGGGGATAGAGAGGACAGAGGTAGAGCGGGGTATGGTGTTGGCGGCGCCAGGGAGCATCAACCCGCACACCAGGTTCAGAGCTGAGGTATACGTGTTGTCGAAGGAGGAGGGAGGCAGGCACACACCGTTCTTCAGTGGGTACAGGCCGCAGTTTTACATTCGGACGACGGATGTGACAGGGGAGGTGAAGCTGCCTGAGGGGGTAGAGATGGTGGTGCCTGGGGACAATGTGAACTTGGAGGTGGAGCTGATAGCGCCTGTGGCGATAGAGGAGGGGTTGAGGTTTGCTATCAGGGAGGGTGGACGCACAGTGGGCGCTGGCGTCGTTACCCAAATCCTAGAGTAA
- the rplD gene encoding 50S ribosomal protein L4: MQLPVYNLNGDIVSQLEVSDLVFGIQPNLAVMHQALVRQLANARTGTHDTRTRAEVSGGGRKPWRQKGTGRARQGSIRAPQWRGGGVVFGPHPRSYEQRMPRKMRRLALRSALSQKVAEERLLVVTGLSEIEPRTKAMIAALEKLGLAGQKVLIATNGRNESVQKAGSNLPNVKVIHASNLNIADLLKYDYLFLEDGAVNSLQEILLRSVGKRRAAQFTEATS; this comes from the coding sequence GTGCAACTACCAGTTTATAACCTAAATGGTGATATAGTTTCTCAGCTAGAGGTGAGCGATCTCGTATTTGGCATTCAGCCAAATCTTGCCGTCATGCACCAGGCACTGGTGCGTCAACTTGCTAACGCTCGCACTGGCACTCATGACACTCGTACTCGTGCCGAAGTAAGTGGTGGAGGTCGCAAACCGTGGCGTCAGAAGGGTACAGGTAGGGCTCGCCAGGGTAGCATACGGGCTCCTCAATGGAGGGGAGGCGGTGTGGTTTTCGGGCCCCACCCCCGCAGCTATGAGCAGAGGATGCCTCGCAAGATGCGTAGATTGGCGCTTCGTAGTGCTCTATCTCAGAAAGTAGCTGAGGAGAGGTTGTTAGTAGTTACTGGCCTTTCTGAGATAGAACCCCGTACGAAAGCAATGATAGCTGCTCTGGAGAAGCTAGGCCTTGCTGGTCAAAAGGTACTCATCGCGACTAACGGTCGTAATGAGTCCGTACAGAAGGCAGGGTCTAACCTTCCTAATGTAAAGGTCATACACGCTTCTAATCTAAATATCGCCGACCTATTGAAGTACGATTATTTATTCTTGGAAGACGGAGCGGTAAATTCCCTACAGGAAATTCTGCTGCGTAGCGTGGGGAAGCGTCGAGCAGCTCAATTCACGGAGGCGACTAGCTAA